Genomic DNA from Fimbriimonas ginsengisoli Gsoil 348:
TGGGTCTATTCGGGGCTACCGGCCTTTCGCTGGCGCTTACCATCGCTCTGGCGGCGGCGCTCTATCGATTCTATGAGATGCCGTTCCTGCGTCTAAAAGCCCACTTCGCCCGAGTGCAATCAAGGCCGTAACCTCCATCGTGGCACGGGCGGCTCGCCCATGGGTAGCAGGGGCGGCCCGCCCCTGTACAGCGGCCTAAAGGTCGACCCGAACCCGAGGCTGGATGTTGGGAACCGGCAGCAGCCGCTCGTCGCGCCGCATCGGCGTCGCCGGATTGGAAAGAAGCTGGGCGATCCGCCGCTCCGCTTCATTTACATATTCCTCGAGTTGCCGGTCCATGTCCCGGCGCATCTCTTCCATGTCGTCGAGCAGGCGCAGGATGAGCTCGACCCCCGCCAGGTTGACCCCCATCTCCTGCGTCAGACGCTGGATTCGACGCACCCGGCGGATGTCGTTTTCACTGTAAAGCCGGTTCTTTGCGCCGGCGCGAGAGGGAATCACCAGCCCAAGCCGCTCGTACTGCCGCAACGTTTGAGGGTGCACGTTGCAGAGCGACGCCGCCACCCCGATCATGTACACCGGTTGATTGTCCGTTCTCACGCACTCACCTTATCGAGCTCCGCGATCTGCTTGAGCAGCTCCCGCTCCTTCAGGGACGGATGCTTGGGGACGGAAATCTTGACCTTCGCCATGAGGTCTCCTCGTCCTCCGTTGAGGCGCGCGATCCCCTGCCCGCCAAGTCGGAAGACTTGGCCGCTCTGCGTCCCTTCCGGGATTTTCATGGTGACCGACGAACGTAGAGTGGGCACCCTGATCTCGCCGCCCAGGGCCGCCGTGGCATAGTTCACCGGCACCTCGACCTCGAGCTGCTCTCCCTTGGGAGCGAACTGCGGATGCTCGGCCCACTTGATGACGACGTACAGATCCCCTGCCTTACCGTTGGCCCCTGCCGCCCCTTTCCCCGGAACTCGCAACTTCTTGCCGTCCGAAATCCCCGCCGGAATCTTCACCTCCACCTTCTTGGTGGTCGGAACCGTTGAGATGCCGTTTGGCGTTCGCTTGGCATCCATCGTCTGGTAAGTCAGCGTCCGTTTCGATCCTTGGTCGATCTCCTCCAAGGGGATCTCCACAACCTTCTCGACGTCGCGTGGTTGGGACGATTCGAGGTCCTGGAAATCGATGCCGCCCCCGCGCCGGCCGCCGAAGAACTGTTCGAAGATCGTTTCGAATCCGCCTCCTCCGCCGATGTGGAAGCCGCCCGCGTCTTCGAAATCGCCACCCGCGCCCGGAGCGCCGCCGAAATTCTGGGCATGCTCCCAGTTGCTGCCGTACTGATCGTAAAGCTTCCGCTTCTCGGGATCGCCGACGACGTCGTACGCCTCGCTGATCTCCTTAAACTTGGCTTCCGCCGACTTATCGTTCGGATTCACATCCGGGTGATACTTCCGAGCGAGCTTGCGGTAGGCGGACTTGATGTCCTTTTCCTCGGCCCCTTTGGACACTCCCAATACGTCGTAATAGTTCTTCGCCATGACACCTAACCGCTCAATGACATGAGTATATAACGCTCAAGCCTTCCGAAAAGTTTCAGAATTTACGGCCCCGTCGAACACTGCTAAAATCCTTTCTGGGAACAGATGCAGGAACTTTTCATCGTGCGCCTGTTCGGCTCGCCCGAGGTGCTTTTGAATGGGAAGCCGATGCGGCGCTTGCGTAGCCGCAAGGGAATCTCTCTGCTGGCGCATCTGGCCTTGAAGTCACCCGCCGAGGTTTCCCGGGACTGGCTTTGCGAGGCGCTTTGGCCCGACAGTCCACCCGAGCAGGGAAGACTTAGCCTCCGTCAGAGCTTGGTCGACTTGCGCAAAGCGCTGGCAGACCAGGCGGAGCGGATCGAGTCGCCGTCGGGGCGATCCCTTCGATTTTGCTCCGACGACACTTACGTAGATGTCAAGAGATTCGAGGAGCTCATCGCCTCCGGCGAGCCTGGGCCGAGTGAGCTGAATGAGCTCGAGGCGATTTACCGCGGCCCGTTGATCGCCGACTGGTTCGAGCCGTCGTTGCTGAACGAACGAGACGCCTTTCAGGCCGCCTACGTCAAGTATCTCTCCCGCTACGCCAAGCGATCGCTAGAGGCCGCCGACTACGAGACCGCGATCCGCTGTTTGCGCGACGCCTCCGCGGCGGCTCCCCTGCAGGAATCGCTGCACCGAAAGTTGATGACGGCTCTGGCCGATTCCGGCAATGTGAGCGAGGCGGTCCAGGTTTTCATCCGCGCGAAGGCAAACTTGAGGGAGCGGCTCGGTTTGGAGCCGGATCCACAGACAGTAGCGCTTTACCAAGCACTCTTGCAGTCGATGCCGCCTTCGCCCGCTGTGACGGTTCGGACGGAGCGACAAGACCGAATTCCACGACCGCTTACGCCACTGGTTGGCCGGGAAGAGGAGGTTACGCAGATCCTGAATCTGCTCGCGGAGCGACCGCTCGTAACGATCACCGGCCCCGGCGGGGTGGGCAAGAGCCGAACCTCGGCGGAGGTGGCGCGTCTCGCCGCCGAATCGTCCGCGTTTCCGGATGGCGTCCAAGTCGTGTCGCTCGAGGACGTGGTGAATCCGGACCTCGTCGCCGACCACCTCGTTCGCAACCTTGGGGTTGCCGACAAAAACATGCCGTCGGCCTCGCTCGCCCTGCGTCGGCACCTGGGCAACAAACGCGCGCTTCTCGTGCTGGATAACTGCGAGCACGTGCTTGCCTCGGCCAACAAGATCGTGGAAGGGCTTCTCCGCGACTGTCATGGCCTCAAGATCCTTGCCGCGTCTCGCGAGCCTCTTTCGCTCAACGGGGAACAGGTATTTCCGATATCTCCTCTGCGGTTTTCCGGGGACGGGGCCCCGATCCAGGAGATCCGCACCTCGCCGGCCACGGATCTATTCTTTCAGCGCGCCCGCTTGGTCCAGCCGGGGCTGAGGTCCGACGACGAGAATGTCCGATGGGCGGCCAAGATTTGCCGGGCGCTCGACGGCATCCCCCTTGCCATCGAGCTCGCCGCGGCCCGGCTCAACATTCTGCCGATCGCCGAGGTGAGCCAGCGGATGGAGAATCGCCTGAGCTTGCTCCAGAGTTCCGAACGGAGCCGGCATCCGCGGCACAAGACGATGGAGGCGGCGATCGATGCCAGCTACCAACTTCTGAACGAGGAAGAAAAGCAGGCGTTCCGACAGTTGAGCGTTTTTGAGGGCGGCTTTACGCTCGAATCGGCCGGGGCGGTTTTGGAGGGAAAGGATCCCCTGGCGGTCGTCTCGAGGCTGATCGACACATCGTTGGTCTATGTTCAGGAGGACCATTTTTCGCCGGTGCGGTACTCGATGTACTCGACCCTTCGCGAGTTCGGCCTCGGGCGCCTTACCGAAAGCGGCGAATTGGAGAGCACGCGCCGGCGGCACGCCGACGAAATGATCCGCTTGACCACGGAGATGCGCGACCGGCTGGTGACTGCGGAGCAGGAGCATGCCGTTGAGCGGTTGCGGTCAGAGCGCGGGAATTGGAGCTCGGCGCTCAAGCACTGTCCCGACAACGACCGGTTCGTGCGGCTCGTTCACCTGCTCGTCCGCTTCTGGCTGTATACCGCTTCGTTACGGGAGGCGAAACGGTGGTTGGACGCGACCTTCCTCCGCTCAGAGGGAGCGGATGCAAAACTGATGGCCTGGATTTACTCCCACGCGTGCGCGATCGCCAACGCGAGGGACGAATCGCGGGAGGGGATTGAACTCGCGAAGGAGGCAATCCGGCGGGCCAAGGAGCTTGGCGAGCGCGATGTGCTGACGGCGGCACTCGGCAATATCGGCATGGCTTATCGAGCGGTCGGCGACTATGAGTCGGCTTACCGAGCGCTTGCGGAGTCGATCGAGCAGTGCGACGGCACCGAGCCTCCGATCATCGTAGCGCGGGCGTACGCGAATCTCGGCCGTACGGCAACGGACGCCGGCCGCTACGACGCCGCCGAAGAGCATTTTCGCCGCTCGTTCAGCATGTGCCCCGCGGCGGACAGCCCTCGGGACTACTTGTTCGCTCTCCAGGGCTACGCCTGGGCCAAAATCGTTCGTGGCTCGCCCGAAGCCGCGAAGCCGCTCCTCGCCGAGGCGCTGCACCGGTTGAGAGGGCTGGACGACGCGTACCTGCTCTCCTGGGTGTTCATATCGCTGGGGTCGATATGCACGGTCGAGCGTCGCTACCCGGACGCTGCCATATGTAAACAGATCGTGCGACAACTGGAAGCCTCACTCGGCTTCGAGGTCTCGTATAACGCCGAGGAGCGCTTGCTGGCCGAGGCCGAGCTAATCGCGACCGAACTGGGCCCAGCAAAGTTAGCCCAAATCGCCGAGCAAACAAAGGCCTGGTCGACCGACGTGGCGATCGATTACGGACTGAGGGCTTGTTCGCTAAGCAGTGGGTAATCCGGGACAACCCCGTATGGTGAGGTCATGTTGGCCTGGTTCGTTTGTGGGTTACCATTCGCGCTTTCCGCCGGGGCTGTAGGGCAGTCCAAGTCAGATCTGCTCCCAGATACGCCCGCCAATCACTGGGTATATGAGGCGATTTCGGATCTCAAGAGCCAAGGACTGGTAATGGGCTATCCCGACGGGCTGGGACTCAAGGTCCGAGCGGACAGCCGATATGACAAAGCGGTAGCCGTCAACGCCGCTTACCTTACCGTTCACTATTTCATTGCACATATAATCCGCACCAACGAATTAGTGGCGGCGTTTGCTGGGCCACCGAACGCACTTGCACCAATGAAAGAATCGGTGGTTACTCTCGCTTCTGACGTGAGATACCTTAGAAAGGGAGCGGCAAGGAATTACAAGGAACTCCACGAGCTCATTCCCTTCTTCAAAGTTGAGCTGGAAGGAATTGGGGCTGACCCGGCACAATTGTCCGCCCAAGTCGATCGCGACCTCGGTATGTTGCGATCACTTCGGTTGGCAAAGGTTGGGGAGGCAACGCAGCAGTTCCCCGACGTGCCGGCGGATCACTGGGCTGCCCATGCGGTTCGTAATCTGCGAGCGAACGGAGTTCTTCGTGGTTACGAGACCGGAAAATCTGGAAACCTCTTCCAAGGTCGTTGAACCTCTTGCGCTCGGAGTGCAAACGAATCGTTACCTAGACTCACGCTTCATCGCTTAATCTCCCGAATCGGACCGGTGAATCGCCACCGGTGGCTCTCAAGGATCGCGTGGTGGCGTAGCGTCAGGCGGATCTCTGGGACGACCATCGAGTTTCCAACCCGATGGAAGGTGATGGAAGAGGGGATGTTGACCGCAGGCCGACTCACCTGCCGATTGTCCGAAACGTTCCGATTTCTCCGTTCGACATCGCTCTTCATGCCCGGATCGCTGAACATGGCGGTCGGATTCATGAGCCAAAGATCCACCTTCCCGTCAACCGGGTGGGCCGGTGAGCCGGAGAGATGAACCGATTCAAACTCGTTGGGTTCCGTCCGGTAGTAAAGCGAGAATCGTTCCGCCGGGCCATCGGTATCCACGATGGCATTCGCGTCCAGGTGTTCTTTGGGCGGAGGCAAAAATGTAATCCGAACGCCGGACGGGGTTCGATATGTTTGCGTTCCGGTCGGAACCGCTGCTAGCCAAAGCCGTGACCGACGGCCAGGGTTGGGAACGAGCCTGACATCCTTCAACACAATCGACTCGTCGGCCTCCCGATAGCGTTGAACCGTCCCTACTATCGAAGCGGCGCGCTGGCCGGATAGAAGCGGCACGCGAGACGTGTCGTCTAAGGTCGCCCTCCCGTTCTTAAACTCTGCGATGACTCCTGACGACGACCGAACGCTTGGAATGCTGGATAGGAGCAGATTGTCCACGGATAGGTCCCAGAGGTCGTGGGGGCGCTGCGTAATCGTCGCTTCCAAGTGGGTTCTCAGCACCTCATGCCCTTGCCGTTGGAACCATCCATTTGTTAATTTCAGACCCTTACCCGTAAAGGTGGGGGGTAGCCCTTCCACCGTCGGCGTCGCGGTATTTCGCGCTTGCCCTTGTGCCAACGAAATTGCGGCGGCAACGGTCAAAACGATAAAGATCGGCATCCCCATCATCGTACAACGGTAGTCAGATTTCGATAAGCGTTCGGTCGCTTGGAACTGAGAGACGGAAACTCCACCTAGCCCTAGAGGGTTCTTTATGAAGCATCCGATTGGGTGAAGTATGTTTGAGAGGGACGAAGGCGTTGAAGCACATTTCAACTGAACTCGCGGGAATCTTGGTAAGCACTCCGGATACATTGCATGGAGCGGTTCGCTTCGAAGGTACACGAGTGTTTGCCCACCAGCTTTTCGACTACCTCCTCACGGGGAAACGCTCGACACATTCCTCGAAGGTTTCGAAGGAGTGTCACGGGAGCAAGCGGAAGCGGTAATGAATTGGGGACTGCTTCGAATCCACGAAGATCTAGAGACAGCCGCTTGAATCTGCTCGCTGGGATACTCCCATCTGTTGTTTTTGGAGAGATCGTGGTTCTCGGGCAAGAGGATTTTTAAGGCGAAAACGCTCACTCCCCTGTCGCACGGGGGAATTTGACTTCGCAGACGGTCCAGCCGAGGACGTTTGACATCTTAAAGCGGCCCCCGAGGGCGCGCGCGAGGTTATCGACGATTTTGAGGCCGAGGTGGCTTGCGACGGTGGGATCGAACCCTTCGGGCAGCGGGTCGCCGCTGTTCGAGACCCAGACGGAGAGTTCGTCGTTCTTCTCCTCCACGTTCACGTGGATCTCGCCGTTGGGGGTCGTGTTGAATCCGTGCTCGAGGGCGTTTTGAACGAGTTCGTTGAGAACCAGGGCCATCTGCGTCGCCTGAGCGATCGGAAGCTTGACGTCGACGCCGCGGACCTCGAAGGAGATGTGCTTGTCGGGCAGCATCAACGAGCTCTGGTGATGGTGCACGAGGTTCTCGGCGATCGATCGAATGCCGACGTGGTCCAAGTCTTCCCGGCTTAGAAGGTCGTGGACAGCGGCGATTGCCAGGATGCGGGAGAGACAGTCGTTCAGCGCCTCTTCCAGGGTTCGGTAGCCGCTGTGGCGCATCTGCAGGCGGAGAAGGGAAGCGACCTGCTGGAGGTTGTTCTTCACCCGGTGATGCATCTCCTGCATCAGCGTGTTTCGCACCTGGAGTTTCGAGTGTTCGATCGACACCGCGGCTTGTTTGGCGAGAGTTTCGAGCGCCTTGATCTCGTCGGTGGGGAACTCTCGAACTTCGCTGGTGTAGCAGCTTAGGACGCCGATCGGCCGCTCTTGCAGCTCCATCGGGACGCAGATCATCGAGCGCAGCCCCTGCTCCACCGCGAGGTCGTGCCCGATGTAGTCTTCTTCCACCTGTACGTCGCGTACGATCACTGGACGGCGTTCGTCGATCGCCCGTCCGGCGATCGACTCGCCGAGCTTGATCGCCCGTTTTCTCTGGTATGCCTTGGCGGGGGCTTGAGTGGCGCGCAACACGAGCTCGCCCCGATTCTCATCCAGCAGCCGGACCGTGCAGACGCGGTAGTTGAATTGCTGCGCGGTGACGTTGACCAGTAGTTGGAGGATCTCCTCCACGTAGGGGCTGGTGGCAATCGTCTTGGAGACTTCGCTAAGGGCCCCGAGACGGTTCATTTGGGCCCCCATTTGATATACGTTGTTAAAGCCCTTGAGCACGTTGGCGGTGGTTTCCGCGAGCTCCTCCATCCGTGCTTTCTGGCTGGCGGTCGGCTTCCACGGGCACGACTTACGGAGCATCAGAACCCCTAGCGCCTGGCCGCTTCGGGGAGGGAGCGGCAAGACGGCGATCGACACGCAGCCAGCCTCGTCCGCGCCCGGGTGCCGGGCGTAGCGAGGGTCCTGAGTGGCGTCGCGGTGGACGAAGATCGGCTCGTTGGTGACCAGCGCTTGGCCCGTAAGACCGATCCCTTTGCCCAGCTTTAGGCGGTTCGTCTGTTCGGGAAACTGGGTGCTTGCCTTGAGGACGAGCCCGTCCCCGGGCTCGCGAAACAGGATATCGCAGGAATCGGCGCCGGTTCCGCGGCGCCAAGTCGCGGCGACCTCGTTTAACAGCTCGTCCTTTGACCCGACTTGCGCCAGTGCGGCCACCAGCTCTCCAACGATGGCGTCCACGTCTTTACTCCTCGTCGAACGGTCCGATCGCGGTCGTGCTTACCAGTTCTTCCTTAAGGATCTTGTTGGCAAGCGCGACGATCGCATCGTTGGTAACCGCGTTGATCTTCGTTAGGGTTTCATCGATCGGAATATCTCGGCCATGGTTGAGCTCATTGCGGCTCATCCGCATCATTCGTCCGCTCATCCCTTCCAGCGCGAGCACCATATTGCCGCTTAGGTTCCGTTTCGTGCGTCCGAGCTCATCGTCGTCCAGGCCGGAAGCCATGACCTTGTCGAACTCGATCCGGACGAGCTCCTGGACCAGCGGCCACTGCTCGAGGCTGGTGCCGCCGTAGACGGCATAGGCGCCGCCGGCGCCGTAGTTAAGGGTGTAGCTGCCGACCGAGTAGACGAGGCCGCGCTTCTCCCGAATTTCCTGGAAAATGCGGCTCGACATGCTCCCCCCGAGGGCGGCGTCGAGGACCACCATGGTGTACAGGTCGTCGTCGTAAATGGAGGTGCCATCGGTGCCGATGCAGAAATGGACCTGCTCGACATCCTTGCTCTCGAGGGAGATCCGTTTCGTTCCGGAGGGCCGGGTCGGCTGAGCGTCCTGGGAGGTGTGCGGGATCTTTCCCAGTGTTTCGCGGGCGGCATCCAAGACGACCTGGGGGTCGATATTTCCCGCCACAGATAGAAGAACGTTCTCTGCGCGGTACCGGCGGTCCATATAAGCCTTGATATTCTCGCGGGTGAACGAGCTCACCGATTCGGGAGTGCCGATGATCGGCCGGCCGAGGGGATGGTCGCCCCACCGGTTGTGCAGATGGAGGTCGTGGACGTGGTCGCCCGGCTCGTCCTCGCTTCGCTTGATCTCTTCGAGGACCACTCCCTGTTCCCGCTTCAGCTCGTCGGGATCGATCAGAGAGTGGAGCATCATGTCGCTTAGGACATCCACTCCGTTCGCCACGTCGTCGGCGAGGACGCGGCAGTAGTAGCAGGTCGCTTCCTTGTCGGTAAAGGCGTTCAGCGAGCCGCCACGACCTTCGATCGATTCGGCGATCTCTTTAGCGGTGCGGCGCTCCGTCCCCTTGAAGAGCATGTGTTCGATCAAGTGGGTAATGCCTGCCTCGGATTCGTGCTCATGGCGGCTGCCGGTGCGGCACCAAAGGCCGATGGCGGCCGACTTCACATGCCCGACTGGCTCGACCAAGACGCGGACGCCGTTGTCGAGGACGAATTTCTGTATATCGCTCATAAGGGGTTGCTGAGTTTAAGGGAGAGGGCTCCCAATCTGTCGACCGCGATGTGCACCTCGTCGCCCGGTTCTAGTACGACTGGCTCGCCATCCGTTTCCGTTATAGGCCCAAACGCGAAGATGTCGCCGGTCCGCAAGGTGCAAGTCTGGCTGGCGAAGCTGATCGCCTGGGCGAAAGTGAATGGAATGTCCCCGGTGCTGCCTCGCTGGCGTTCGACGCCGTTAACTCGAAGTACCGAGCTTAGGGCGTGGCGCCGTCCGAACTGGGCGGTTTCCACCTCATCTTCGAGCTCGTCCGGAGTAGTGAGGACGGGGCCGATCGCGGCGCCGAGATCGTGGGACCGGCCGATCGCGCTCGCGGCGAGGTCGGCCCGCTCTTCGGTCCGGTCGACGAGCATCGATAGGAGGGTGAAGCCGAGGATCAGGTCATCGGCGTCCGCAAGGTCTACCCGGTACGCGTCGGCGACGATCACGGCGGCGATCATCGGCAGGATGCCCATCTCCACCGTCGACTCGGGCGGGTTGATCAACTGGCTTGCGCCGACGAGCGAACCGGGATTGCCATAGAAGAATCGAGGCTCCGAAGCGTCGACGAATTCGTTTAGATCTGTGCGGAAGATACGTAGGCTGGGGGCGTGCGGAATCGGTGAAAGGGGGCGAACGGCTTCCGCCTCGTGCACGGCCACGGCCTGAGCGCCATCCGTCTCGTAGATCTTGCCGCTGTACACCATCCCGGACCGGGCTTGGCCCGGAGAGCTCTTTAGCTCAAAGCGGCACAATTTCACTTCGAGAGAATACCTGGGGGGAGGGCGTTGGGGCGTTAGGCGCTGAGCGTTAGGCGGTTGGCGGTGGAAATGTCCAAAAGCTAACAACGCCCAACGCCCACCGCCTAACGCGCCCCTAATTTCTTGCCGCTTTTTGTTTGCTCCACGAAGCTGGTATCTACCCGTTTGACATGCACCGTAAGTTCAGGTAGGATGCCCATTACCACGAGCAAGGAGAAAGCTTAGGAGAACCCATGCCCCTCAAGATTTTGGTCTGCGACGACGAGCGCCACATTGTGCGCCTGATCCAGGTGAACCTGGAGCGCCAGGGGTACGTGGTGATCACCGCGTTTGACGGTAAGGAGGGCCTTGAAAAGGTTCGATCCGAGAAGCCCGACCTGTGCGTTCTGGACGTCATGATGCCGTACATGGACGGTTTCGAGGTCCTGAAGAACATCCGTAAGGATCCGGAGACGGAAAACCTGCCGGTGATCATGCTTACCGCCAAGGCCCAGGACAAGGACGTGTTCGAGGGCTATCACTACGGCGCCGACATGTACCTCACCAAACCGTTCAACCCGATGGAGCTAGTCACCTTCGTGAAACGCATCGCCGCCGGCAGCTCCGACCCGGCGGGCGGCGGCAAGCGCTACGACCTGTAGAGAGCCACCGGCATCGATAAAAAGGGATGAGCGGATTTTCGCTCATCCCTTTTTTTGATGCCTTCGGAGCCTTCGGAGCCTTCGGAGCCTTCGGAGCCTTCGGAGCCTTCGGAGCCTTCGGAGCCTTCGGAGCCTTCGGAGCCTTCGGAGCCTTCGGAGCCTTCGGAGCCTTCGGAGCCTTCGGAGCCTTCGGAGCCTTCGGAGCCTTCGGAGCCTTCGGAGCCTTCGGAGCCTTCGGAGCCTTCGGAAGTATTTTGCATTACCCTAAATCTCCCACGCTCCGATAGCTCCGAAGCGAAGCGCTGCTCCGAACGCTCCCCGCGAAGCGGGCTCCGATGGCTCCCCGCTACGCCCAGCTCTTCGACAGGTCGACTTCCGCGGCAACCACCGCTTTTTTCTCGTATCTCGAGGTGGCGATGTGCTCTTTGAGGGCGGCTTCGTATGCAGCGGCATCGAGTGGGATGTCGATGGTTCGGTCGGTCCAGGCGGAGAAGAGCATGGCGTTGGCTAGCTCTACCGAGTGGATCCCCTCGGGAGCGGGGGCTAGGAGCGGTTTGCCATCGAGGATGGCGTCGACGAAGTTTTGAACCATTTCGACGTGCTGGCCGCCGTACCCGTCGACCTCAATCTCAGTGACGCTCGTTGGAACCGACGCGAAAGACTCCGGCGACGTCTCGAGAACCTCTCGGACGGACTGATTCGTCCGGGTGAACAGGATCTTCCCGTCTTCGTAGACCAACTTTCCGCGGTCCCCGACGATCTCGAGGCGGTTGGTGCCGGGCGCTTCGCCGGTCGTGGTCACGAAGACGCCGGTTGCGCCGTTCGGATACTCGAGGTATGCCGTAACCTCGTCTTCGACTTCGATATCGTGGTATTTGCCCCACCCACAGTAGGCGCGGACGCGGCTTGGCATGCCGCAGATCCACTGGAACAGGTCGAGGTTGTGCGGGCACTGGTTGAGTAGCACGCCACCCCCCTCACCCCGCCACGTGGCCCGCCAGCCGCCGCTGGCGTAGTAGGTGGCGGTCCGGAACCAGTTGGTGATGATCCAGTTGGTGCGCTGGATCTCCCCAAGTTCGCCGCTTCGCACGACGCGCCGGATCTCTTGGTAGTGGGGGTCGGTTCGCTGGTTGAACATTGCTCCGAAAACCAAGTTGGTCTTCGCGTGGGCGTCGATCATCCGCTGGGCATCCGCTTTGTGAACGGCGACCGGTTTCTCGGTAAGGACATGGACGCCGTTCTCAAACGCATCGATCGCGATGGTCGTGTGGTCGTAGTGAGGCACCGCGATCAGGACGGCATCGATATCGCCGCTCCGGATCATTTCCCGGCTGTCGCCGAATTGCTTGAACTGCGGATATTTCGCGAGCTTCGCCTCATCGATATCGCAGACAGCGGTGAGTTCGCACCGCTGAACCTTCGACATTTGGGCCACATGCCCCGATCCCATATTTCCCAAACCGACAACACCGAGTCGAACCATGGAGTTCATCTTATCCCGGTTGGCGGTTGACGATTGACGAACCGGAATTCGGGGAATCGTCAATCGCCAATTGTCGATCGAAAGGTTGACTAGTCCACCGACTGCGTAAAGACGGCCTTGATGACTTCGTCGGGGGTGGTCCAGCCGCTCATCACTTTGTCGCGGCCATCCTCGAGCATCGTGCGATACCCCTGCTTTCGCGCGGCGGCCGTGAGCTCGGCGAAGTTTTCGCCTCGCGCGATCGCGGCGCGGAACTCGGGGGTGCCCAGCACCAGCTCGAATACTCCGATTCGGCCTTTAAAGCCGGTACCACGGCAATCCTGGCAACCCGCCCCCTTTCCGAACCGTCCAGTGGAGAGCTCTTCCGCGGTGAACTTGAGCGTGTCGATCTCGTCTTCGGTCGGCTTGTAAGGCTGGCGGCACTTGGGACAGTTCAGACGAACCAGACGCTGGGCAAGGATTCCGACCAAAACGCCCGCGATCAGGTACGGCTCGGCGTTCATGTCGACCATACGGCCGATCGTTTCCACGGCGTTGTTCGTGTGGAGCGTGCTCATGACGAGGTGGCCGGTAAGGCCGGCCTGGATGCCGATACCGAGCGACTCGGCGTCGCGCATTTCACCGACGAGCATCACGTCCGGGTCTTGCCGCAAGAAGGTGCGCATGACCTTGGGAAACGTCATTCGCTCCGTGACCTGCACCTGGGCGATGTATTTGTCGTACTCGTATTCGATCG
This window encodes:
- a CDS encoding heat shock protein transcriptional repressor HspR yields the protein MRTDNQPVYMIGVAASLCNVHPQTLRQYERLGLVIPSRAGAKNRLYSENDIRRVRRIQRLTQEMGVNLAGVELILRLLDDMEEMRRDMDRQLEEYVNEAERRIAQLLSNPATPMRRDERLLPVPNIQPRVRVDL
- a CDS encoding DnaJ C-terminal domain-containing protein, encoding MAKNYYDVLGVSKGAEEKDIKSAYRKLARKYHPDVNPNDKSAEAKFKEISEAYDVVGDPEKRKLYDQYGSNWEHAQNFGGAPGAGGDFEDAGGFHIGGGGGFETIFEQFFGGRRGGGIDFQDLESSQPRDVEKVVEIPLEEIDQGSKRTLTYQTMDAKRTPNGISTVPTTKKVEVKIPAGISDGKKLRVPGKGAAGANGKAGDLYVVIKWAEHPQFAPKGEQLEVEVPVNYATAALGGEIRVPTLRSSVTMKIPEGTQSGQVFRLGGQGIARLNGGRGDLMAKVKISVPKHPSLKERELLKQIAELDKVSA
- a CDS encoding BTAD domain-containing putative transcriptional regulator; this translates as MQELFIVRLFGSPEVLLNGKPMRRLRSRKGISLLAHLALKSPAEVSRDWLCEALWPDSPPEQGRLSLRQSLVDLRKALADQAERIESPSGRSLRFCSDDTYVDVKRFEELIASGEPGPSELNELEAIYRGPLIADWFEPSLLNERDAFQAAYVKYLSRYAKRSLEAADYETAIRCLRDASAAAPLQESLHRKLMTALADSGNVSEAVQVFIRAKANLRERLGLEPDPQTVALYQALLQSMPPSPAVTVRTERQDRIPRPLTPLVGREEEVTQILNLLAERPLVTITGPGGVGKSRTSAEVARLAAESSAFPDGVQVVSLEDVVNPDLVADHLVRNLGVADKNMPSASLALRRHLGNKRALLVLDNCEHVLASANKIVEGLLRDCHGLKILAASREPLSLNGEQVFPISPLRFSGDGAPIQEIRTSPATDLFFQRARLVQPGLRSDDENVRWAAKICRALDGIPLAIELAAARLNILPIAEVSQRMENRLSLLQSSERSRHPRHKTMEAAIDASYQLLNEEEKQAFRQLSVFEGGFTLESAGAVLEGKDPLAVVSRLIDTSLVYVQEDHFSPVRYSMYSTLREFGLGRLTESGELESTRRRHADEMIRLTTEMRDRLVTAEQEHAVERLRSERGNWSSALKHCPDNDRFVRLVHLLVRFWLYTASLREAKRWLDATFLRSEGADAKLMAWIYSHACAIANARDESREGIELAKEAIRRAKELGERDVLTAALGNIGMAYRAVGDYESAYRALAESIEQCDGTEPPIIVARAYANLGRTATDAGRYDAAEEHFRRSFSMCPAADSPRDYLFALQGYAWAKIVRGSPEAAKPLLAEALHRLRGLDDAYLLSWVFISLGSICTVERRYPDAAICKQIVRQLEASLGFEVSYNAEERLLAEAELIATELGPAKLAQIAEQTKAWSTDVAIDYGLRACSLSSG
- a CDS encoding S-layer homology domain-containing protein, yielding MLAWFVCGLPFALSAGAVGQSKSDLLPDTPANHWVYEAISDLKSQGLVMGYPDGLGLKVRADSRYDKAVAVNAAYLTVHYFIAHIIRTNELVAAFAGPPNALAPMKESVVTLASDVRYLRKGAARNYKELHELIPFFKVELEGIGADPAQLSAQVDRDLGMLRSLRLAKVGEATQQFPDVPADHWAAHAVRNLRANGVLRGYETGKSGNLFQGR
- a CDS encoding GAF domain-containing protein, with protein sequence MDAIVGELVAALAQVGSKDELLNEVAATWRRGTGADSCDILFREPGDGLVLKASTQFPEQTNRLKLGKGIGLTGQALVTNEPIFVHRDATQDPRYARHPGADEAGCVSIAVLPLPPRSGQALGVLMLRKSCPWKPTASQKARMEELAETTANVLKGFNNVYQMGAQMNRLGALSEVSKTIATSPYVEEILQLLVNVTAQQFNYRVCTVRLLDENRGELVLRATQAPAKAYQRKRAIKLGESIAGRAIDERRPVIVRDVQVEEDYIGHDLAVEQGLRSMICVPMELQERPIGVLSCYTSEVREFPTDEIKALETLAKQAAVSIEHSKLQVRNTLMQEMHHRVKNNLQQVASLLRLQMRHSGYRTLEEALNDCLSRILAIAAVHDLLSREDLDHVGIRSIAENLVHHHQSSLMLPDKHISFEVRGVDVKLPIAQATQMALVLNELVQNALEHGFNTTPNGEIHVNVEEKNDELSVWVSNSGDPLPEGFDPTVASHLGLKIVDNLARALGGRFKMSNVLGWTVCEVKFPRATGE
- a CDS encoding M16 family metallopeptidase is translated as MSDIQKFVLDNGVRVLVEPVGHVKSAAIGLWCRTGSRHEHESEAGITHLIEHMLFKGTERRTAKEIAESIEGRGGSLNAFTDKEATCYYCRVLADDVANGVDVLSDMMLHSLIDPDELKREQGVVLEEIKRSEDEPGDHVHDLHLHNRWGDHPLGRPIIGTPESVSSFTRENIKAYMDRRYRAENVLLSVAGNIDPQVVLDAARETLGKIPHTSQDAQPTRPSGTKRISLESKDVEQVHFCIGTDGTSIYDDDLYTMVVLDAALGGSMSSRIFQEIREKRGLVYSVGSYTLNYGAGGAYAVYGGTSLEQWPLVQELVRIEFDKVMASGLDDDELGRTKRNLSGNMVLALEGMSGRMMRMSRNELNHGRDIPIDETLTKINAVTNDAIVALANKILKEELVSTTAIGPFDEE